The following proteins are encoded in a genomic region of Pyrus communis chromosome 11, drPyrComm1.1, whole genome shotgun sequence:
- the LOC137709540 gene encoding protein DETOXIFICATION 41-like, with amino-acid sequence MGSVEEIQQPLLLGFDTHSQLADLSSPAVEEFLGHRPVSLRWWPRLVVWESRLLWILSGSSIIVSVFNYMLSFVTLMFCGHLSALELAGASIASVGIQGLAYGIMLGMASAVQTVCGQAYGAKQLPAMGIICQRAIILHLGAAILLSFVYWWSGPILVAIGQSEEIAVQGQIFARGIIPQLFAFAINCPQQRFLQAQNIVNPLAYMSVGVFILHILLNWVVVFVVDYGLTGAALTLSFSWWLLVIIYGLYILLSPKCKETWTGFSWKAFKGMWPYFKLTVASAIMLCLEIWYNQGLTLISGLLPNPTISLDSISICMNYWNFSLQFMLGLSAAASVRVSNELGAGHPKVAKFSVFVVNGTSILISIIFSAIILIFRVGLSKLFTSDADVVEAVLDLTPLLVVSVFLNGIQPILSGVAIGSGWQDVVAYVNLVCYYIIGFPVGCLLGFKASMGVAGIWWGMLIGVFLQTVVLIVLTARTNWDAEVLKAADRLDKSANEENTDLVVSERVSPRP; translated from the exons ATGGGATCGGTGGAGGAGATCCAGCAGCCGTTGCTTCTCGGATTTGACACGCATTCTCAGCTTGCTGATTTGTCATCCCCTGCTGTTGAAGAGTTTCTAGGGCACCGGCCAGTGTCACTCCGATGGTGGCCTAGGCTGGTGGTTTGGGAGTCAAGACTCCTATGGATTTTATCTGGTTCATCTATTATTGTTTCCGTATTCAACTATATGCTCAGCTTTGTCACCCTCATGTTTTGTGGGCATTTGAGTGCCTTGGAGCTTGCCGGAGCCTCTATCGCTAGTGTGGGAATTCAGGGTCTGGCTTATGGGATTATG TTGGGAATGGCAAGTGCTGTGCAAACTGTGTGTGGGCAAGCATATGGGGCCAAGCAATTGCCAGCAATGGGAATCATATGCCAAAGAGCAATCATCTTGCACTTGGGAGCAGCAATCCTCCTCTCATTTGTGTATTGGTGGTCAGGTCCTATCCTCGTAGCCATTGGGCAATCAGAAGAAATAGCAGTGCAAGGCCAAATCTTTGCAAGAGGAATTATTCCTCAGCTTTTTGCATTTGCCATAAACTGCCCCCAGCAGAGGTTCCTTCAAGCTCAAAACATAGTCAACCCCTTGGCTTACATGTCGGTTGGAGTTTTCATCCTTCACATTCTTCTCAattgggtggtggtttttgttGTGGATTATGGCCTAACTGGGGCTGCTCTTACACTAAGCTTCTCTTGGTGGCTTCTTGTCATTATATATGGGCTTTACATTCTTTTGAGTCCCAAGTGCAAGGAGACTTGGACTGGCTTCTCTTGGAAAGCCTTCAAAGGGATGTGGCCTTATTTCAAGTTGACTGTTGCCTCTGCTATTATGCTCTG TTTGGAGATATGGTACAACCAAGGGCTAACACTAATATCAGGGCTCCTCCCCAACCCTACAATCTCACTAGACTCCATTTCTATTTG CATGAACTACTGGAACTTCAGTTTGCAATTTATGTTGGGCCTAAGCGCAGCGGCCAG TGTCCGAGTCAGTAACGAGTTAGGGGCTGGTCATCCAAAGGTGGCGAAATTTTCAGTGTTTGTAGTGAACGGAACTAGCATCCTGATTAGTATAATCTTCAGTGCGATTATATTAATATTCCGAGTTGGACTTAGCAAGCTATTTACAAGTGATGCTGATGTTGTTGAGGCGGTGTTGGATTTAACTCCATTGCTAGTTGTTTCCGTTTTCTTGAATGGCATTCAACCAATACTCTCAG GTGTGGCAATTGGAAGCGGATGGCAAGATGTGGTGGCTTATGTCAACCTCGTTTGTTACTATATAATTGGTTTTCCAGTTGGATGTCTTCTTGGCTTCAAAGCTAGTATGGGAGTCGCG GGGATTTGGTGGGGGATGCTTATCGGAGTTTTTTTACAAACAGTAGTGCTAATTGTTCTCACTGCCAGAACAAATTGGGATGCCGAG GTTCTAAAAGCCGCTGATCGCTTGGACAAGTCTGCAAATGAAGAAAACACAGACTTGGTGGTCTCCGAGCGCGTAAGCCCAAGGCCATGA